TCCTTCGTATGTTGCTTTGAATCGTTCTGGCATTTGGAAGTCTAGTTGTATTGTTGAGCATTGCCAGTCTCGTCCTAATGCGTCTTTTATGTCGAAGTCTATTTTTGGTCCGTAGAATGCGCCTTCTCCTTCTTTTATTTCATAAATCATGTTTTTGTGGTCTAGTGCTAATTTTAGTGCGCGTTCTGCTTCAGTCCATAATTCTGAGGAGCCCATTGCTTTTTCTGGTTTCGTGCTTAGTTTTATTTTGTATTCGAATTTGAATATTTTTTTGTATATGTACTCTGTGAAGTCTAGTAAGTCTAGTATTTCTTGTTGTAGTTGTTCTTTAGTACAGAAGATGTGTGCGTCGTCTTGTGAGAATCTTCTTACTCTGGTTAGTCCTCCTAGGACTCCTTTTAGTTCGTTTCTGTGTAGGGGTGCGAAGTCAGCTATTTTTAGTGGTAGGTCTCTGTAGCTTCTTGTTATGTTTTTAAATAATATTAGGTGGCTTGGACAATTCATTGGTTTTAATGAGAATTCTCTTTCATCTATGTTTAGTAAAAACATGTTTTCTTTGTAGTGTTCCCAGTGCCCTGAGGTTTCCCATAGTGATTTGTCATATATTAATGGTGTTATGACTTCGTGGTATTTTCTTTTTTTGTATTCTTCTCTTAAAAAGGTTAGTAATTCGTTGTATATGATTGTTCCTTTTGGGTGGAAGAATGCTGCGCCTGGGCTTACGTCATTAAAAAAATATAGGTCTAGGGCTTTTCCTATTTTTCTATGGTCTCTTTTTTCTGCTTCTTCTATTAAGTGTAAGTGTTCTTGTAGTTGTTTTTTTTCTGGGAAGCTTATTCCGTATAATCTTTGTAGTTGTTTGTTTTTTGCGTCTGCTCTCCAGTATGCTCCTGCTATTTTAGTGATTTTGAATGCTTTTATCATTCCTGTTCTGGGAACGTGTGGTCCTCTGCATAAATCTGAGAATTCTCCTTGTTCGTAAACAGTGATTTTATCTTTGTAGTTTTCTTCGTCTAATCCTATGCCTTTTAGTAATTCGAGTTTGTATTTGTTGTCTTTGAATAGTTCTTGTGCTTGTTCTTGTGTTAGTTCTTTTCTTTTCACTGGTAAGTTTTCTTTTACTATTTTGTTCATTTCTTGTTCTATTTTTTCTAGGTCTTCTTGTTTGAATGGTGCGTGATCAATATCGTAGTAGTATCCTTCTTTTACTACTGGTCCTATTGTTAGTTTTGCTTCTGGGAATACGCGTAGTATTGCTTGTGCCATTAAGTGAGCAGACGAGTGTCTGAATACGTCTTGTCCTTCTTCGTCTTCAAAGGTTAAGAATTTGATTGTTCCATTAGTTCGTATTGGTTCATACAAGTCTTTTAGTTCTTCGTTTATTGAGTAACAAATGGTTTTTCTTGCTAGTCCTTCTGATATGTTTTTTACTATTTCTTCTCCTGTTATTCCTTCTTCGTATTTTTTCTTTAATCCATCTGGGAATTCTAGAGTTATTTCTTTAGTCATTTTTTACCTCTTGAAAATATTATTTGTTTTTGATTAATTCGTGTGTTTCTTTTTTTTATAAAGTTTTTTGATTAATCCACACAATAATGTTTTATAACTACTACTAGATGACACAACATTTATATGTTTTTGTTGTTTTACTTTATTAGTTAAATATGTTTTTTTCAAAAAATTATTTAGAGGATTTAGTATTAGTGCCTGTTAGTTCTAATAATAGAGTTGATAATTTTTGTGTTCGTGATGTTTTGTTTTTTTCTGATATTTCTGAAAAAGATTCTTTTAATAAAGAGTCTGTTTACAAAAGTTACGTTAAGGGTTTGTCTCTTGAGCAATATAAGAATCAGGGAAGAATTGTTTCTCTTGATAACAAAGATTATTTTTTGGAATCTGATAGTTTAGTTGAGAGATTAGTTCTTAATAATTTTAGGAAATTCTTTGAAAATACTTGGAATAAAGGTTTTTCTACTGTTGATTCTGATTTTATTAGTTCTAGAAAAAATTTTTATGAAGAATCAAGTGTTTCTTCTTTGCCTGTTTTAAATCTTGTTCTTGATTTAAGCACTGATGAATTATTGGTTTTTGAAGCTAAGCCCGACATGGTTAATTTAGCTAAGTATCTTAGTGATGAACGGCCTGATTTTGAAAAAGTTAAAGCTCTTAATGAGTTATTTGGTTCTCTTAGTGTTATGCATGAGCATAATTACGTTGTTGGTGATCCTACTGCTTTCATCGTTGAGTATTCTGAAGGTAAAGCGTATTTTACTAATCTTAGGTTTGCTAAGAAAACTATTGCTAACGAGGATTTTGCGCGTGATGCTTCTCAATTCATTATTTCTGGTTCTTATAATTCTGGTTTGCCTTTAAAGGATTTTGTTGAGTGTTTTTCTAATAATTATGTTGTTTCTGATGATTTCGTTAGGGGTTTGAGAAGTGTTTCTTATAATGATAGTAAGCCTGTTAATTATTTTTCTGGTTTGGCAAGGAATGTTTTTAGTGGTTTTGTTTTTGGTAAATCTTTTGACGAAGTTAAAAATGAGCGAAGAGAAATCTTGGATTTGCTTTTTGATTAAATTTTTTTAATAGGAATGCCCACGCGGGGACTTGGACTTTTCAGGTTCAAATCACTCTATCAAATCAATCAATCATATAATTTCGCGTTTATTTTATATACTTTGATAAATTTTTTATCAATAGTATGAAAGATATTGATTTAATAAATGAATGGAAAAAAGAAGAAAAAAAGAGCTTCGAAGGATGGGATTTTTCGTATTTAGGTAATCGTTACGATGAAGGATATCCTGATTGGGATTATGAAGGAAATGCGAAGAATTTTATTAAAAATTCTGAATCTGTTTTAGATATGTGCACAGGAGGCGCAGAAGTTTATTGTAAAATTTTATCAACTTTTAAACCGTTTAATGTTAAAGCTATTGAGAAATATGAACCAAATGTTTCTGTTGCGCAAAAGGCTTTAGATGCTTTCGGAGGAAAAGTTATGTTTGTCACAAATAATGAAAATCTTCCTTTTGAAACAGGTGAGTTTGATTTGGTGCTTAATAGACATGGTGCTTTTAATGTTAAAGAACTTAGCAGGATCATTCGCAAAGACGGTATTTTTTTCACGCAACAAGTTGAAGCAAATAATTGGTCTGATTTAATGTCTGAATTTGGCGATACTCCTAATTGGCCTGATAACACTTTATCAATCGTTGTTGAAAAATTAAAAAAAGAAGGTTTTAAAATTGAAAGGGCAGAGGAATGGGAAGGTAAAACTTTTTTTAAAGATATTAAAGCCTTAGTTTTTGTTCTTAAAGTCATTCCTTGGACAATAAATAATTTTGGTGTTGAGAAATACAAAGAAGTTTTATTGAGACTCCATAAAAAAATAGAAAAAGAAGGAAAATTAGAGTTTTCTTCTAAAAGATATCTTATTTTAGCAAGAAAAAAATAGTTTTTCGCACTTATTATTTATTTATTTCTTCGTGAACAAGTATGTTCCAGAAAAATTGTGTTAGTTCATCATCATCTCGTTTCTTTGAGAGTTTTGTTAAATTCATGTATTCATCGAAAGAACCCATTTTCAAAATTATTAAAGGGAAACCGTTTTGCATCATTATCCAATTTAAAATCATCCTAGTTGTTCTACTGTTACCATCAGCAAAAGGGTGTATTCTTTGAAATTCGTTGTGAATCCAACCTAATTTATCTAAACAATTAGCAGAATTTATTTTTTTTATTTCAGAGCAAAAAGAATTCATGTGCTCAGGAACTTTGCTAGGAATAACTGTTTTAAAATCAGGATTTCCTTGAATTTTGTTTTGAGTTATTTTATATTTGCCTGCGTGCCTGTGCATACTAAACATTATCAAGTAATTGATTTTTTTTATTTGTTTTTCAGTTATTTCTTCATCAATATTTTCTAGAACATAAATTAGTGCTTCATTAAGGTTTTTTACCATTTGAATATCTTTTTGAGGCTTTTCAGGATAAATATCCTTAACTAATAAATCTCTTGTTTCCCCAATTGAAATAGTCGCGCCTTCAAGTTGAGCGCTACCAGCGAGAAAAGAAAAAATTTCTTCATCAAAAGGATTTACAGGCTTTCCCTTTATTTTTTTAACTTTTAATTTAACATCCTTAAAATCTATGTTAGGTTTAGGAACTTTTATTTTAATATCAAAGACACCTAGAATATAATCAAATAATTGATGTCTTAGCATTATCCCTATGTAAGGTTTTTTTTTATGAACAAGGATGAATTGATTGTTTTCTAAGTAAGATAAAATATTTAAAATGTCTTTGTTATTTTTTAATTTACGTGGACGTAAATTTGGCAAGTTTTTGATTAAATCTGTTAAAATTAAAGGCATATTTTTTGAAAAAAATAAATTATAATCTAAATTATTTTTCAAACAATATTTAATTGTTTTAAATGCATAAAATGTTTTGTTATTTTTAATTGGAACATAAAATTTATTTTGTTCTTTTACCCAACCAATTTTTACTAAATTTTTTAATTGAACATATACTTCTGATTTAAAACCCAGTTCCGATTCTCTGCAAGGGCTTTTTTCAATTAACTTAGCAAAAACATCGTATTTTGTTGGCATAAGCAAAAGAAACACTTAAAACTATATAAAATTAACTAATTTTAGGAAATAAACTAAAAAAACTTAATTTAAGAAATGTATTCGCGCAAACTCTCAATTCAAAAACACCAAACCAAAAAAAATTAAACAGCACTAAATTAACTAATTTTAGGAAATAAACTAAAAAAACTTAATTTAAGAAGGTGCCCACGCGGGGATTTGAACCCCGGTCTCAAGCTCCGCAAGCTCGTGTTCTGTCCAACTATACTACGCAGGCATTGTTCTTGAGAATGTTGTTTTATTAAAAAAGGTTTTCTTTGGTTTTTAATTTTTAATTCACTTGTTTGTTGTTTGTTGTTTGTCCTGAAAGATTTATAAATACTTGTTCGTTTCATATTGTTTATGGCTAAGTTAGTTAAGATTAATGAGAAGCAAAAGTTTAAGCTTAAGAAATTCATTAAGGAAGTTGAGAATCATCGTGGTCGAGGCACGGAATTGGTTTCTGTGTATGTTCCTGCTGGTTATGATTTGAATAAGATTGTTAGTCATATTTCTCAAGAGCAAGGTACTGCTTCTAATATTAAGAGTAAGCAAACTCGTGATAACGTGATTTCTTCTTTGGAGAAAATTATTCAACATTTGAAGCTTTTTTCTAGGACTCCTAATAATGGCTTGGTGATTTTTGCTGGTAACGTCGCGGAGCGCGAGGGTCAGCAAGATTTTCAAGTTTGGAGTTTTGAACCTCCTATTCCTTTGAATCAGCGTTTGTATAGATGTGATAAAGAATTCGTTTTGGAGCCTCTTCGTGAAATGTTGGCTGATGAGGATTCTTTTGGTTTAATTGCTATGGATCGTAGGGAGGCTACGATTGCTATTCTTCGTGGTAAGTCCATAGTTGTTGTTGCTAGTGCTGAGAGTATGGTTCCTGGTAAGTTTAAGGCTGGTGGTCAGTCTTCTGTTCGTTTTGCTAGGAATCGTGAGTTGGCTGCTAAGGAGTTTTATCAGCGTGTTGGTTCTTTGGTTAAGGATCAGTTTTTTGAGTTGAAGGAGCTTCGTGGTTTGATTGTTGGGGGTCCCGGTCCTACTAAGTATGAATTCGTTGAAGGTAGTTTTTTACCTACTGAGTTAAAGAATAAAGTTATTGGTGTTAAGGATCTTAGTTATACTGATGAGTTTGGTTTGCAAGAGTTGTTGGAGCGTAGTCAGGACTTGTTAGCTGAAGAATCAGTGGTTGAGGAAAAGAAGTTAATGCAGCGTTTCTTTGAGAAATTATCTAAGAATAGCGGTACCGTAACTTATGGTTTGGCTGATTGTAAGCGTTTGCTCGATATGGGTGCCGTTGATATTTTGTTGATTTCTG
The nucleotide sequence above comes from Candidatus Woesearchaeota archaeon. Encoded proteins:
- the thrS gene encoding threonine--tRNA ligase, giving the protein MTKEITLEFPDGLKKKYEEGITGEEIVKNISEGLARKTICYSINEELKDLYEPIRTNGTIKFLTFEDEEGQDVFRHSSAHLMAQAILRVFPEAKLTIGPVVKEGYYYDIDHAPFKQEDLEKIEQEMNKIVKENLPVKRKELTQEQAQELFKDNKYKLELLKGIGLDEENYKDKITVYEQGEFSDLCRGPHVPRTGMIKAFKITKIAGAYWRADAKNKQLQRLYGISFPEKKQLQEHLHLIEEAEKRDHRKIGKALDLYFFNDVSPGAAFFHPKGTIIYNELLTFLREEYKKRKYHEVITPLIYDKSLWETSGHWEHYKENMFLLNIDEREFSLKPMNCPSHLILFKNITRSYRDLPLKIADFAPLHRNELKGVLGGLTRVRRFSQDDAHIFCTKEQLQQEILDLLDFTEYIYKKIFKFEYKIKLSTKPEKAMGSSELWTEAERALKLALDHKNMIYEIKEGEGAFYGPKIDFDIKDALGRDWQCSTIQLDFQMPERFKATYEGEDGTKHYPIMVHRAILGSLERFIGVLIEHYAGKLPLWLSPVQVKVLTITDKQNIYADKIIEYLEQKGIRTEKDYKPETMGKKIRNAQLEQVKYIIVLGEKEQQNETINVRTRDGVIHGEAKLDKFTEQIIQEIKEKQ
- a CDS encoding class I SAM-dependent methyltransferase yields the protein MKDIDLINEWKKEEKKSFEGWDFSYLGNRYDEGYPDWDYEGNAKNFIKNSESVLDMCTGGAEVYCKILSTFKPFNVKAIEKYEPNVSVAQKALDAFGGKVMFVTNNENLPFETGEFDLVLNRHGAFNVKELSRIIRKDGIFFTQQVEANNWSDLMSEFGDTPNWPDNTLSIVVEKLKKEGFKIERAEEWEGKTFFKDIKALVFVLKVIPWTINNFGVEKYKEVLLRLHKKIEKEGKLEFSSKRYLILARKK
- a CDS encoding Fic family protein, which encodes MPTKYDVFAKLIEKSPCRESELGFKSEVYVQLKNLVKIGWVKEQNKFYVPIKNNKTFYAFKTIKYCLKNNLDYNLFFSKNMPLILTDLIKNLPNLRPRKLKNNKDILNILSYLENNQFILVHKKKPYIGIMLRHQLFDYILGVFDIKIKVPKPNIDFKDVKLKVKKIKGKPVNPFDEEIFSFLAGSAQLEGATISIGETRDLLVKDIYPEKPQKDIQMVKNLNEALIYVLENIDEEITEKQIKKINYLIMFSMHRHAGKYKITQNKIQGNPDFKTVIPSKVPEHMNSFCSEIKKINSANCLDKLGWIHNEFQRIHPFADGNSRTTRMILNWIMMQNGFPLIILKMGSFDEYMNLTKLSKKRDDDELTQFFWNILVHEEINK
- the prf1 gene encoding peptide chain release factor aRF-1 yields the protein MAKLVKINEKQKFKLKKFIKEVENHRGRGTELVSVYVPAGYDLNKIVSHISQEQGTASNIKSKQTRDNVISSLEKIIQHLKLFSRTPNNGLVIFAGNVAEREGQQDFQVWSFEPPIPLNQRLYRCDKEFVLEPLREMLADEDSFGLIAMDRREATIAILRGKSIVVVASAESMVPGKFKAGGQSSVRFARNRELAAKEFYQRVGSLVKDQFFELKELRGLIVGGPGPTKYEFVEGSFLPTELKNKVIGVKDLSYTDEFGLQELLERSQDLLAEESVVEEKKLMQRFFEKLSKNSGTVTYGLADCKRLLDMGAVDILLISDIVDEAIIDDLIEKAEQFGSNVEIISTETREGSQLRDMGGFAAILRYDVGDNA